In Apium graveolens cultivar Ventura chromosome 10, ASM990537v1, whole genome shotgun sequence, the following are encoded in one genomic region:
- the LOC141692148 gene encoding uncharacterized protein LOC141692148, producing MKLVTTPFNGTSYGNWKRSMVIGLTAKNKMCFVDGTLAKPAITDTSYKFWSRCNSMITGWIITALDPQIAASILYVDTARAIWLDLEERFGQVSSAQLYALEQEVFQISQDTFSISEYYTQLKRIWDEIDNLKPLPKCECAHCNCNMTQKVLKLQQDQRLMIFLMKMSNEFANEQRHKEISKLSVQEPVAFASQNNFRQFPNSGYQGSQKFNRVYSAGKFTPGTGSPSFQQRKNNYFCDHCKIPGHSKERCFKLNGYPPGFKPNQQRKFAGCATVDATDEIQSVKDSSDSGIGSQSSSNNISVEQYNQLIQLLSQNNISEHDNNSYSGNISEHDNNSYSGNALLAGTSLCLLSSTHTNSWIIDSGASDHICSSMNLFHTVKQIDENSFITIPDGTKIQVTHVGNIKLNNLIELTDVLYAPSFKFNLIFVSKLVRNTTYIISFTSDSCMLQEHSMSQPKLLGKFFHGLYFVDEGFFSHAADHSLITANKALPYISHTSVVNIAVTSKLDEAKLLHLRLGHMPYSKISTIVKHFDTSVLSDCICAICPSARQHRLSFTAIKTFALLDFTRNPAEIPCGEYGADFVFESYGGFHNSDKASEHKKLMLLCLLWVLEKTYKVNMDIICTTSCLAPLAKVVHEEFWHSGEVDDN from the exons ATGAAACTGGTTACTACACCTTTTAATGGAACTTCTTATGGAAATTGGAAGCGTTCTATGGTTATTGGATTAACAGCGAAAAATAAGATGTGTTTTGTTGATGGAACTCTTGCTAAGCCTGCAATTACTGATACTAGCTACAAGTTCTGGTCTCGCTGTAATAGCATGATCACAGGTTGGATTATTACAGCTTTGGATCCTCAGATTGCAGCAAGTATATTGTATGTTGATACTGCGAGAGCTATTTGGCTTGATCTTGAAGAACGTTTTGGTCAAGTATCATCAGCACAATTATATGCTTTAGAGCAGGAAGTCTTTCAGATTTCACAGGATACgttttccatttctgaatattaTACTCAGTTAAAGAGGATTTGGGATGAGATTGATAATCTCAAACCATTACCTAAATGTGAATGTGCTCATTGCAATTGTAACATGACTCAGAAGGTTCTTAAATTGCAGCAGGATCAGAGGCTAATGATTTTTCTCATGAAAATGTCTAATGAATTTGCAAAT GAACAGAGGCATAAGGAGATTTCTAAACTGTCAGTTCAGGAGCCTGTGGCATTTGCTAGTCAGAACAATTTTAGGCAGTTCCCCAATTCTGGTTATCAAGGTTCTCAGAAATTTAACAGAGTCTATTCTGCTGGAAAATTTACCCCTGGAACTGGTTCACCAAGTTTCCAGCAGAGAAAGAACAACTACTTTTGTGACCATTGCAAAATTCCAGGCCATAGCAAAGAAAGGTGCTTCAAATTGAATGGTTATCCACCTGGTTTTAAACCTAATCAGCAGAGGAAATTTGCAGGTTGTGCCACAGTTGATGCAACTGATGAAATTCAGTCTGTCAAGGATTCTTCTGATAGTGGAATTGGATCACAGTCTTCTTCAAATAATATCTCTGTGGAGCAGTACAATCAGTTGATACAGCTTTTGTCTCAAAATAATATTTCTGAACATGACAACAACTCTTACTCTGGTAATATTTCTGAACATGACAACAACTCTTACTCTGGAAATGCACTTTTGGCAGGTACTTCTCTTTGTTTATTATCCTCAACTCATACCAATAGTTGGATAATTGACAGCGGTGCGTCTGATCATATCTGTTCTTCTATGAATCTCTTTCACACTGTCAAACAAATTGATGAGAATAGTTTTATCACTATCCCTGATGGCACTAAGATACAAGTCACTCATGTGGGCAACATAAAACTTAATAATCTCATAGAACTTACAGATGTTCTATATGCTCCTTCTTTCAAATTCAACTTAATTTTTGTGTCTAAGCTTGTTCGGAATACTACTTACATCATTTCGTTCACTTCTGATTCTTGTATGCTTCAGGAGCATTCAATGAGTCAACCCAAACTTCTTGGTAAATTCTTCCATGGACTATACTTTGTTGATGAGGGCTTTTTTTCTCATGCTGCTGATCATTCTCTCATCACAGCTAATAAAGCTTTGCCATACATTAGTCATACTTCTGTAGTTAATATTGCTGTTACTTCTAAACTAGATGAAGCCAAGTTGCTTCATCTTAGACTTGGCCATATGCCTTATTCGAAAATCAGTACAATTGTAAAACATTTTGATACAAGTGTTTTGTCTGATTGCATTTGTGCAATTTGTCCTTCTGCAAGACAACATCGTTTGTCTTTTACTGCAA TAAAAACTTTTGCACTACTGGACTTCACCAGGAACCCTGCAGAGATACCATGTGGTGAATATGGGGCAGACTTTGTTTTTGAATCTTATGGGGGTTTTCACAACAGTGACAAGGCTTCAGAACACAAAAAG CTGATGCTCCTATGTTTGTTGTGGGTGTTAGAGAAAACATACAAAGTGAACATGGATATCATATGCACTACCAGTTGCCTTGCTCCTCTTGCCAAG GTGGTTCACGAAGAGTTTTGGCATTCTGGCGAGGTTGATGATAATTGA